In Pygocentrus nattereri isolate fPygNat1 chromosome 26, fPygNat1.pri, whole genome shotgun sequence, one genomic interval encodes:
- the ip6k2a gene encoding inositol hexakisphosphate kinase 2a, whose translation MSPAIEGMETEQQQQQLYLGKGVLLEPFVHQVGGHSCVLRFGEQTICKPLIPREHQFYKSLPAAMRKFTPQYRGVVSVSFEEDEEGNLCLIAYPLHSELGDLENVDPSADLEPKNKMKWSNKMLLDNEGYSKDRTRHSRKDKDKSLKREEELEWFQQAEVLYYSLERSNAAGPQFKHNPWSLKCHQQHLQRMKENAKHRNQYKFILLENLTWRHRVPCVLDLKMGTRQHGDDASEEKKAVQIRKCQQSTSASIGVRLCGMQVYQSASGQLMFMNKYHGRKLTLSGFKEALFQFFHDGRRLRLELLSPVLRRLREMQAALEACESYRFYSSSLLIIYDGDPPRSRRSPEEGLSDEEDEEEEEEEEEEEEEEEEEEEEEEGGAFGFPRSAAGAGGSSSASSSSSAISSSAGSSSNSAVSCRGTRLDIGPVVDVRMIDFAHTTCRHYREDSVVHEGQDSGYIFGLQNLITIISQLEDHSTD comes from the exons ATGAGCCCAGCCATCGAGGGGATGGAGaccgagcagcagcagcagcagctctatttGGGCAAAGGTGTATTGCTTGAGCCCTTCGTGCACCAGGTGGGGGGGCACTCATGTGTGCTCCGCTTCGGAGAGCAGACCATCTGCAAGCCGCTCATCCCCCGGGAGCACCAGTTCTACAAGAGTCTCCCCGCGGCTATGCGCAAGTTTACCCCGCAGTACCGAG GGGTGGTATCAGTGAGCTttgaggaggacgaggaggggAATCTGTGTCTCATTGCCTATCCTCTACACAGTGAGCTGGGGGATCTGGAAAACGTGGACCCCTCAGCTGACCTGGAACCCAAGAACAAGATGAAGTGGTCCAATAAGATGCTGCTGGACAATGAAGGCTATAGCAAGGACAGAACCAGACATTCACGCAAGGACAAAGACAAAAG TTTAAAGCGTGAGGAGGAGCTGGAGTGGTTCCAGCAGGCTGAGGTACTCTATTACAGCCTGGAGAGAAGCAATGCAGCGGGACCTCAGTTCAAGCACAACCCCTGGAGCCTCAAGTGCCACCAGCAGCACCtgcagagaatgaaagagaacgCCAAGCACCGCAACCAGTACA AGTTTATCTTGCTGGAGAACCTAACATGGCGTCACAGAGTCCCGTGCGTTCTAGATCTGAAAATGGGTACACGGCAGCATGGGGATGACGCTTCTGAGGAGAAGAAAGCTGTGCAGATTCGCAAGTGCCAGCAGAGCACTTCGGCCAGCATTGGAGTCCGCCTCTGTGGCATGCAG GTCTATCAGTCTGCCTCAGGCCAGCTCATGTTCATGAACAAGTACCATGGCCGCAAGCTGACCCTGTCTGGTTTCAAGGAGGCCCTGTTCCAGTTCTTCCATGACGGGCGACGGCTGAGACTTGAGCTCCTGTCACCGGTCCTGCGGAGGCTACGTGAGATGCAGGCGGCTCTGGAGGCATGTGAGAGCTACCGCTTCTACTCCAGCTCCCTTCTCATCATCTATGATGGAGATCCCCCCCGCTCCCGCCGCTCCCCTGAAGAAGGCCTCTCAGATGAagaggacgaggaggaggaggaggaggaagaggaggaggaggaggaggaggaagaagaagaagaagaagaggaaggaggTGCATTCGGGTTCCCTCGCAGTGCTGCAGGGGCTGGAGGCAGCAGCAGTgctagcagcagcagcagtgccaTCAGCAGTAGTGCAGGAAGCAGCAGTAACTCTGCTGTGAGTTGCCGGGGCACCAGGCTGGACATTGGGCCCGTGGTGGACGTGCGCATGATTGACTTTGCCCACACCACATGCAGACACTACAGGGAGGATAGCGTGGTCCACGAGGGCCAGGACAGTGGTTACATCTTTGGCTTACAGAACCTCATCACCATCATTTCACAGCTAGAGGACCACAGCACAGATTAA